The Thalassophryne amazonica chromosome 6, fThaAma1.1, whole genome shotgun sequence genome includes a region encoding these proteins:
- the zmp:0000000926 gene encoding LOW QUALITY PROTEIN: ataxin-1-like (The sequence of the model RefSeq protein was modified relative to this genomic sequence to represent the inferred CDS: inserted 2 bases in 1 codon; substituted 1 base at 1 genomic stop codon): MNPSPDRGKECLPPKKRESRQGSTEHHIPGDEFKPPVPLRSRPSAGPGEAGRETGDRDKALTNPNPHFLHLFPPGQGLPLPPWHLSYSSSVSLPLSPGQVGERRSSGSPSWRDDLLSSPLPHHSRWLRGEGTLTLPPSPSSSSLSSFKTPFPADSREMWSYINSNRRDCSSSLFSPPYLFSHSSLYPPDPSXLXSRYRYLGKRPNGLDGPGSRTASTSRPVLTGEYGNDTSRSRLDVSLLSSHANGGRRQQEDVTPRVLSGGTFLSDSQAQECPEPHSSHQDRHPHGIGKIRSNLISASSHPLVPDPRAGRGGLLDPVGVPPVEAQIYYSLGSGCHPSSQAQVYPLYSPSGMPLYNLQREPGHRQPNLGNSTHSLLDLPNSHDSLRRDQEQDKVTERSKIANKIKEKHLQHDKNQERDHEQESQRDRDRGRDRDSSPGQYSRLHTSPPVLHQSPPALLPHFTKGSLIELANGRLKRVEELRTDDFLRSADTSPEFQLSTCTVLLIAPSNVQGFSHLQVHLTDRNTQELLKVLMEYPFFVWDRGWSSCCPQRTTRLYGLPCRQLTEGDVCLALTPTPAQTFRTHVRTGTRTHRTQVPSRATGESGNSRREEMPPPPPPPPLPHHPPPTPPVPPHVVAAEPPAQEQQRPRKRRWSAPDTLPATRTDESFSDLPHGSKLMKRQ; encoded by the exons ATGAATCCCAGCCCTGATCGCGGCAAAGAGTGCCTCCCTCCCAAGAAGAGGGAGTCTCGGCAAGGATCGACAGAACATCACATACCCGGGGATGAGTTTAAACCCCCTGTGCCGCTCCGGAGTCGGCCCAGCGCAGGGCCAGGGGAGGCAGGCAGGGAGACCGGTGACAGGGACAAAGCACTTACAAACCCAAACCCTCATTTCCTACACCTCTTTCCTCCAGGACAGGGCCTCCCTCTTCCCCCATGGCACTTGAGCTACTCTTCCTCTGTCTCGCTGCCCCTTTCTCCAGGCCAGGTAGGAGAGAGGAGGAGCTCAGGATCTCCCTCCTGGAGAGATGATCTTCTCTCCTCACCCCTCCCACACCATTCGAGGTGGCTAAGAGGAGAGGGTACCCTCACCTTGCCACCTTCACCATCTTCCTCTTCTCTTTCCTCCTTTAAGACACCTTTCCCAGCTGATTCCAGAGAGATGTGGTCCTATATTAACAGCAACCGACGGGACTGTAGCTCGTCTCTCTTCTCCCCACCGTACTTATTTAGCCACTCCTCTCTCTACCCACCAGATCCAAGTTAATT AAGCAGATACAGGTACCTAGGCAAGAGGCCCAATGGCCTGGATGGGCCAGGCAGCAGGACTGCCTCAACCTCCAGGCCTGTCCTCACTGGAGAATATGGGAATGATACCAGCAGAAGCCGGCTTGACGTCAGTCTGCTCAGTTCACACGCCAATGGAGGAAGGAGACAGCAGGAGGATGTAACGCCCCGTGTCCTGTCTGGAGGGACATTTTTGTCAGACTCTCAAGCTCAGGAGTGCCCCGAGCCACATTCCTCACACCAGGACAGACATCCACATGGGATAGGTAAGATCAGGTCCAATTTAATCTCTGCCAGTTCCCATCCCCTTGTACCTGACCCCAGGGCTGGGAGAGGGGGACTACTAGACCCAGTAGGGGTGCCTCCAGTTGAGGCCCAAATCTATTACTCTTTAGGATCAGGATGCCACCCCAGCTCTCAGGCCCAGGTGTACCCACTATACAGTCCCTCAGGAATGCCTCTGTACAACCTGCAGCGGGAGCCGGGACACAGGCAACCCAACCTTGGGAATTCAACACACTCTCTTCTGGACCTGCCTAACAGCCATGACAGCTTGAGAAGAGACCAAGAACAAGACAAAGTCACAGAACGAAGCAAGATAGCAAATAAAATCAAAGAGAAGCACCTACAACATGATAAAAACCAAGAGAGAGATCATGAACAAGAgagtcagagagacagagacagagggagagacagagactcGTCTCCAGGACAGTATTCCcgtcttcacacctcaccccctgTTCTTCACCAGTCTCCCCCTGCACTCCTACCTCACTTCACAAAGGGTTCTCTGATTGAGCTAGCCAACGGGCGGTTGAAGCGGGTGGAGGAGCTGCGGACTGACGACTTCTTAAGGAGTGCAGACACCTCCCCTGAGTTCCAACTCAGCACCTGCACTGTGCTGCTTATTGCACCAAGTAATGTTCAAGGCTTCAGCCACCTGCAAGTCCACCTCACAGACCGCAACACTCAG GAGTTACTGAAGGTCTTGATGGAGTATCCTTTTTTTGTGTGGGATCGGGGTTGGTCTTCTTGCTGTCCCCAGAGAACCACACGGTTATATGGCCTGCCCTGCCGCCAGCTGACTGAGGGGGACGTCTGTCTGGCTCTCACTCCAACACCCGCGCAAACCTTTCGGACACATGTACGTACTGGCACAAGAACCCATCGCACACAAGTCCCCTCCAGGGCTACAGGAGAGTCCGGCAACTCTCGCAGAGAGGAGATGCCGCCTCCACCCCCTCCCCCTCCTCTTCCCCACCACCCACCTCCTACGCCACCAGTACCTCCACATGTCGTGGCTGCAGAACCTCCAGCTCAGGAGCAACAGCGTCCACGTAAACGCCGTTGGTCGGCCCCAGACACCCTTCCCGCAACCAGAACTGACGAAAGCTTCTCAGATTTACCTCATGGCTCCAAGCTGATGAAGCGGCAGTAG